In the genome of Rhodothermaceae bacterium, one region contains:
- a CDS encoding ABC transporter ATP-binding protein — translation MPVRGWTRTTTGFVQCRLANDITQIQRSMPPAAEQITKAILKVPLDMIKAQ, via the coding sequence ATGCCGGTACGAGGATGGACGAGAACCACAACAGGCTTTGTCCAATGTCGTCTGGCAAACGACATTACACAGATTCAGCGATCAATGCCACCTGCAGCTGAACAAATCACCAAAGCGATATTGAAGGTGCCACTTGACATGATCAAGGCACAGTAA